A genomic stretch from Streptomyces sp. QL37 includes:
- a CDS encoding response regulator transcription factor — protein MTIRVLIADDQAMVRAGFAMILAAEDDIDVVAEAADGVYAVELAQRHRPDVVLMDIRMPRMDGLEALRRLTRPGTVDPPKVVVVTTFDDDEYVQRALGEGASGFLIKDSGPALLVEAIRAAASGEALVSPAITVRLLKRLNSAGPAPRKPHTALSAREEDLVRLVARGLTNAEIATELSISVGTVKTHLANVQTKLSARNRVETAAWAWESGLVDGRG, from the coding sequence ATGACGATCCGAGTGCTGATCGCCGACGACCAGGCCATGGTCCGTGCCGGGTTCGCGATGATCCTCGCCGCGGAGGACGACATCGACGTCGTGGCGGAGGCCGCGGACGGGGTGTACGCCGTGGAACTCGCCCAGCGCCACCGGCCCGACGTGGTGCTGATGGACATCCGTATGCCCCGCATGGACGGACTGGAGGCGCTGCGCAGACTGACTCGCCCCGGCACCGTGGATCCGCCGAAGGTCGTCGTGGTCACGACGTTCGACGACGACGAGTACGTCCAGCGCGCCCTGGGCGAAGGCGCCTCCGGGTTCCTGATCAAGGACTCCGGCCCCGCGCTGCTGGTCGAGGCCATCAGGGCGGCCGCCTCCGGCGAGGCGCTGGTGAGCCCCGCCATCACCGTACGGCTGCTGAAGCGCCTCAACAGCGCGGGGCCAGCCCCACGGAAGCCGCACACCGCGCTCTCCGCACGGGAGGAGGACCTGGTGCGCCTGGTGGCCAGAGGACTGACCAACGCCGAGATCGCCACCGAACTGTCCATCTCCGTGGGCACGGTGAAGACGCACCTCGCCAACGTGCAGACCAAGCTGTCCGCCCGCAACCGCGTGGAGACAGCCGCCTGGGCCTGGGAGTCCGGCCTGGTCGACGGGCGGGGGTAG